One segment of Phaeacidiphilus oryzae TH49 DNA contains the following:
- the sucB gene encoding 2-oxoglutarate dehydrogenase, E2 component, dihydrolipoamide succinyltransferase, which yields MAVSVTLPALGESVSEGTVTRWLKAEGERVEADEPLLEVSTDKVDTEIPAPASGILASIKVSEDETVEVGAELAIIDDGSGAPAASPAPAAAAAEAPAAEAPAAPAPAAEPAPAAAPAAEAPAAPAAPAAPAQSGGEASGTPVLLPALGESVTEGTVTRWLKAEGDTVEADEPLLEVSTDKVDTEIPAPVGGVLLKISVAEDETVEVGAQLAVIGAPGAAPAAAAAPAAPAPAAEPTPAPAPAAEPTPAPAAPAAPAAQAPAPAAAPAPAAPAPAAAAPAPAPAPAAPSAPAAPAAPKAPAEEGPYVTPLVRKLAAEQGVDLGAVQGTGVGGRIRKQDVIAAAEAAKSAAPAGSSAASGAPKAPTTVAAASPLRGQTVKMTRMRKVIADNMLKAMQTTAQLTTVVEVDVTNIMRLRAKAKNDFQAREGVKLSPMPFFVKAAAEALKAHPVINASINEAEGTITYHGVENIGIAVDTEKGLMVPVIHEAGDLNIAGIAKKTADLAARTRDNKVKPDELSGGTFTVTNTGSRGALFDTPIFTPPQVAILGIGATVKRPVVVSSPELGETIAVRDMVYLALSYDHRIVDGADAARFLGALKARLEEGAFEGDLGL from the coding sequence ATGGCGGTCTCAGTAACACTGCCCGCGCTCGGCGAGAGCGTGTCCGAGGGCACCGTCACCCGCTGGCTCAAGGCCGAGGGTGAGCGCGTCGAGGCCGACGAGCCGCTGCTGGAGGTGTCGACCGACAAGGTGGACACCGAGATCCCGGCCCCGGCCTCCGGCATCCTGGCCTCCATCAAGGTCTCCGAGGACGAGACGGTGGAGGTCGGCGCCGAGCTCGCGATCATCGACGACGGCTCCGGCGCCCCGGCCGCCTCCCCGGCGCCGGCCGCTGCCGCTGCCGAGGCCCCGGCCGCCGAGGCCCCCGCCGCCCCGGCTCCTGCCGCCGAGCCGGCTCCGGCCGCCGCTCCGGCCGCCGAGGCCCCCGCCGCCCCGGCGGCGCCGGCGGCTCCGGCCCAGTCCGGTGGCGAGGCCTCCGGCACCCCGGTGCTGCTGCCCGCCCTGGGCGAGTCCGTGACCGAGGGCACCGTCACCCGCTGGCTCAAGGCCGAGGGCGACACCGTCGAGGCCGACGAGCCGCTGCTCGAGGTCTCCACCGACAAGGTGGACACCGAGATCCCGGCCCCGGTCGGCGGCGTGCTGCTGAAGATCAGCGTGGCCGAGGACGAGACCGTCGAGGTGGGCGCCCAGCTCGCGGTGATCGGTGCTCCGGGTGCCGCTCCGGCGGCTGCCGCGGCCCCGGCCGCGCCGGCGCCCGCCGCCGAGCCGACCCCGGCGCCGGCGCCCGCCGCCGAGCCGACCCCGGCGCCCGCCGCTCCGGCTGCTCCGGCCGCCCAGGCTCCGGCCCCGGCCGCCGCTCCCGCTCCGGCCGCTCCGGCTCCGGCGGCTGCCGCTCCGGCGCCCGCGCCGGCTCCGGCCGCGCCCTCGGCCCCGGCCGCGCCGGCCGCGCCGAAGGCTCCGGCCGAGGAGGGTCCGTACGTGACCCCGCTGGTGCGCAAGCTCGCCGCCGAGCAGGGCGTCGACCTGGGCGCCGTGCAGGGCACCGGCGTCGGCGGGCGGATCCGCAAGCAGGACGTGATCGCCGCCGCCGAGGCCGCCAAGTCGGCCGCTCCGGCCGGTTCCTCGGCCGCCTCCGGCGCGCCGAAGGCCCCGACCACGGTCGCCGCGGCCTCCCCGCTGCGCGGGCAGACCGTCAAGATGACCCGCATGCGCAAGGTCATCGCCGACAACATGCTCAAGGCGATGCAGACCACGGCCCAGCTGACCACGGTCGTCGAGGTCGACGTCACCAACATCATGCGGCTGCGGGCCAAGGCGAAGAACGACTTCCAGGCGCGCGAGGGCGTCAAGCTGTCGCCGATGCCGTTCTTCGTCAAGGCCGCCGCCGAGGCGCTGAAGGCCCACCCGGTGATCAACGCCTCGATCAACGAGGCCGAGGGCACCATCACCTACCACGGCGTCGAGAACATCGGCATCGCGGTGGACACCGAGAAGGGCCTGATGGTCCCGGTCATCCACGAGGCGGGCGACCTCAACATCGCCGGCATCGCGAAGAAGACCGCGGACCTGGCCGCGCGCACCCGGGACAACAAGGTCAAGCCGGACGAGCTGTCCGGCGGCACCTTCACCGTCACCAACACCGGTTCGCGCGGGGCGCTCTTCGACACCCCGATCTTCACCCCGCCGCAGGTGGCCATCCTGGGCATCGGCGCCACGGTGAAGCGGCCGGTCGTGGTCTCCTCGCCGGAGCTGGGCGAGACGATCGCGGTCCGGGACATGGTGTACCTGGCGCTGTCCTACGACCACCGGATCGTGGACGGGGCGGACGCGGCGCGCTTCCTGGGCGCGCTCAAGGCCCGCCTTGAGGAGGGCGCGTTCGAGGGCGACCTCGGGCTCTGA
- the lpdA gene encoding dihydrolipoyl dehydrogenase, giving the protein MANDAGTVFDLVILGGGSGGYAAALRGAQLGLNVALIEKDKLGGTCLHRGCIPTKALLHAGEVADQTREAAEFGVQAAFQGIDINGVHKYKDGVVSGLYKGLQGLVASRKVTYIQGEGRLSSATSVDVNGERVEGRHILLATGSVPKSLPGLTIDGNRVVSSDHALVLDRVPQSAIILGGGVIGVEFASAWKSFGVDVTIVEALPHLAPLEDENSSKLLERAFRKRGIKFELGARFSGVDYTENGVRASLENGKQIEAELLLVAVGRGPVSQGLGYEEAGVAMDRGYVLVDEYMRTNVPTISAVGDLVPTLQLAHVGFAEGILVAERLAGLQTVPIDYDGVPRVTYCNPEVASVGVTEAKAKELYGDDKIVVQKYNLAGNGKSKILKTAGEIKLVQVKDGAVVGVHMVGERMGEQVGEAQLIYNWEALPAEVAQLIHAHPTQSEALGEAHLALAGKPLHAHD; this is encoded by the coding sequence GTGGCGAACGACGCCGGCACCGTTTTCGACTTGGTCATTCTCGGAGGCGGGAGCGGCGGCTATGCCGCGGCCCTCCGCGGCGCTCAGCTCGGGCTGAACGTCGCCCTGATCGAGAAGGACAAGCTGGGAGGCACCTGCCTGCACCGCGGCTGCATCCCCACCAAGGCGCTGCTGCACGCGGGCGAGGTCGCGGACCAGACCCGTGAGGCCGCCGAGTTCGGCGTCCAGGCCGCCTTCCAGGGCATCGACATCAACGGCGTCCACAAGTACAAGGACGGCGTCGTCTCCGGCCTGTACAAGGGCCTGCAGGGCCTGGTCGCCTCCCGCAAGGTGACCTACATCCAGGGCGAGGGCCGGCTCTCCTCCGCGACCTCGGTGGACGTCAACGGCGAGCGCGTCGAGGGCCGCCACATCCTGCTGGCGACCGGCTCCGTGCCGAAGTCCCTGCCGGGCCTGACCATCGACGGCAACCGGGTCGTCTCCTCCGACCACGCCCTGGTGCTGGACCGCGTGCCGCAGTCCGCGATCATCCTGGGCGGCGGCGTGATCGGCGTCGAGTTCGCCTCCGCCTGGAAGTCCTTCGGCGTGGACGTCACCATCGTCGAGGCCCTTCCCCACCTCGCCCCGCTCGAGGACGAGAACTCCTCCAAGCTGCTGGAGCGCGCCTTCCGCAAGCGCGGCATCAAGTTCGAGCTCGGCGCCCGCTTCTCCGGTGTGGATTACACCGAGAACGGCGTCCGCGCCTCGCTGGAGAACGGCAAGCAGATCGAGGCCGAGCTGCTGCTCGTCGCCGTCGGCCGCGGCCCGGTCTCGCAGGGCCTGGGCTACGAGGAGGCCGGCGTCGCGATGGACCGCGGCTACGTCCTCGTCGACGAGTACATGCGGACCAACGTCCCGACCATCTCCGCCGTCGGCGACCTGGTCCCGACCCTCCAGCTCGCGCACGTCGGCTTCGCCGAGGGCATCCTGGTCGCGGAGCGCCTGGCCGGGCTGCAGACCGTGCCGATCGACTACGACGGCGTGCCGCGGGTGACCTACTGCAACCCCGAGGTAGCGTCGGTCGGCGTCACCGAGGCCAAGGCCAAGGAGCTCTACGGCGACGACAAGATCGTCGTCCAGAAGTACAACCTGGCCGGCAACGGCAAGAGCAAGATCCTCAAGACCGCCGGCGAGATCAAGCTCGTCCAGGTCAAGGACGGCGCCGTGGTCGGTGTGCACATGGTCGGCGAGCGGATGGGAGAGCAGGTGGGCGAGGCCCAGCTGATCTACAACTGGGAGGCCCTGCCCGCCGAGGTCGCCCAGCTGATCCACGCCCACCCCACCCAGTCCGAGGCACTCGGCGAGGCCCACCTGGCCCTGGCCGGCAAGCCGCTGCACGCGCACGACTGA
- a CDS encoding leucyl aminopeptidase, with translation MTAVSLSTSTAAALRADAVVVAVAKGPKGLVLAPGAETVDEAFGGKLADVLKTLGATGAEGDAVKLPAPAAGLKAPLVLAVGLGGADDAEDGVYPAEALRRAAGVAARTLAGTKKAAFALPAGDPDSVEAVVLGALLGAYSFDEYKAEPKNGDGGKGPLGEIAVAGTKRGDKAARAAVDRAVVLGEEINRARDLINIPSNDLNPKAFAATAQSVGKAHGLKVEVLDEKALTKGGFGGLMGVGQGSQNPPRLVRVAYTHPKAKRTVALVGKGITYDSGGISLKPAGHNETMKCDMSGAAAVLSAVSSAARLGLQVNVTGWLALAENMPSGSATRPGDILRMYGGKTVEVLNTDAEGRLVMADAIVKAGEEQPDVIVDVATLTGAMMVALGPRTFGIMSNSDAFREQLHELAADGGEESWPMPLPADLLEGMKSPVADLANVGGRMGGGLSAGLFLQEFVAEGITWAHLDIAGPAFNESGAWGYTPKGGTGSAVRTLVGLAAAAAEGELSL, from the coding sequence GTGACTGCTGTCTCTCTGAGTACCTCCACCGCGGCCGCGCTGCGCGCGGACGCCGTCGTCGTGGCCGTGGCCAAGGGCCCGAAGGGCCTCGTCCTGGCGCCTGGCGCCGAGACGGTCGACGAGGCGTTCGGCGGGAAGCTCGCCGATGTGCTGAAGACTCTGGGCGCGACCGGCGCCGAGGGCGACGCGGTCAAGCTGCCCGCCCCGGCCGCCGGTCTGAAGGCCCCGCTGGTGCTCGCGGTCGGCCTGGGCGGTGCCGACGACGCGGAGGACGGCGTCTACCCGGCCGAGGCGCTGCGCCGCGCCGCCGGTGTCGCCGCCCGTACCCTGGCCGGCACCAAGAAGGCCGCGTTCGCGCTGCCCGCCGGCGACCCCGACTCGGTCGAGGCGGTCGTCCTGGGCGCGCTGCTGGGCGCCTACTCCTTCGACGAGTACAAGGCCGAGCCGAAGAACGGCGACGGCGGCAAGGGCCCCCTCGGCGAGATCGCCGTGGCCGGCACCAAGCGCGGCGACAAGGCGGCCCGGGCCGCCGTGGACCGCGCCGTCGTCCTGGGCGAGGAGATCAACCGCGCCCGCGACCTGATCAACATCCCCTCCAACGACCTGAACCCGAAGGCCTTCGCCGCCACCGCGCAGTCTGTCGGCAAGGCGCACGGCCTCAAGGTCGAGGTGCTGGACGAGAAGGCGCTCACCAAGGGCGGCTTCGGCGGGCTGATGGGCGTCGGGCAGGGCTCTCAGAACCCGCCGCGGCTGGTCCGCGTCGCCTACACCCACCCCAAGGCCAAGCGGACCGTCGCACTGGTCGGCAAGGGCATCACCTACGACTCGGGCGGCATCTCGCTGAAGCCGGCCGGCCACAACGAGACCATGAAGTGCGACATGTCCGGCGCCGCCGCCGTGCTGTCCGCGGTCTCCTCGGCGGCCCGGCTCGGCCTCCAGGTGAACGTCACCGGCTGGCTGGCGCTCGCCGAGAACATGCCGTCCGGCTCGGCCACCCGCCCCGGCGACATCCTGCGGATGTACGGCGGGAAGACCGTCGAGGTGCTCAACACCGACGCCGAGGGCCGCCTGGTGATGGCCGACGCGATCGTCAAGGCCGGCGAGGAGCAGCCGGACGTCATCGTCGACGTGGCCACCCTGACCGGCGCGATGATGGTGGCGCTCGGCCCGCGCACCTTCGGGATCATGTCCAACTCGGACGCGTTCCGCGAGCAGCTGCACGAGCTGGCCGCCGACGGCGGCGAGGAGAGCTGGCCGATGCCGCTCCCGGCCGACCTGCTGGAGGGGATGAAGTCCCCGGTGGCGGACCTGGCCAACGTCGGCGGGCGGATGGGCGGCGGGCTCTCCGCGGGCCTCTTCCTCCAGGAGTTCGTCGCCGAGGGCATCACCTGGGCGCACCTGGACATCGCCGGCCCGGCCTTCAACGAGTCCGGCGCCTGGGGCTACACCCCGAAGGGCGGCACGGGCAGCGCGGTGCGCACGCTGGTCGGCCTCGCGGCTGCCGCCGCGGAGGGCGAGCTGTCGCTCTGA
- a CDS encoding adenosylcobinamide-GDP ribazoletransferase produces MSEQPRASLSDGLRFAFGTLTVFRVRVTRWDRPAAGRAMLLAPLAGLAVGLLAAAVGAGIFALSGAATLAAVAAVAVPAALTRGLHLDGLADTADGLGSGKPAEDALRIMKASDIGPFGVLSLILLMGGQIAAVQQEFSAGGTARGAAAVLLAAVAGRAALAWGCASFVPSARPEGLGAAVAGTVRPAAAAAATLLCAAALATLGYGTGSTRGALALGAAALAGPACAGLLLRRCVRRFGGITGDVLGALVETSATAALVAAVLAGLS; encoded by the coding sequence GTGAGCGAACAGCCCCGGGCGAGCCTTTCGGACGGCCTCCGTTTCGCCTTCGGCACGCTGACCGTCTTCCGGGTGCGGGTCACCCGCTGGGACCGTCCCGCGGCGGGGCGGGCGATGCTGCTGGCGCCGCTCGCGGGGCTCGCCGTCGGCCTCCTCGCCGCCGCCGTCGGGGCCGGGATCTTCGCGCTCTCCGGGGCCGCCACCCTGGCCGCGGTCGCGGCGGTGGCCGTGCCCGCGGCGCTCACCCGCGGGCTGCATCTGGACGGACTCGCGGACACCGCGGACGGGCTCGGCTCCGGCAAGCCCGCCGAGGACGCCCTGCGGATCATGAAGGCCTCGGACATCGGCCCGTTCGGCGTACTGTCGCTGATTCTGCTGATGGGCGGTCAGATCGCGGCCGTGCAGCAGGAGTTCAGCGCCGGCGGGACCGCGCGCGGGGCCGCCGCGGTGCTGCTGGCCGCGGTCGCCGGGCGGGCCGCCCTCGCCTGGGGCTGCGCCTCCTTCGTACCCTCCGCCCGCCCCGAGGGGCTGGGCGCCGCCGTGGCCGGCACCGTCCGCCCGGCCGCCGCCGCGGCCGCGACCCTCCTCTGCGCCGCCGCGCTGGCCACGCTCGGCTACGGGACGGGGAGCACCCGCGGGGCGCTCGCGCTGGGAGCGGCCGCGCTCGCCGGCCCGGCCTGCGCCGGTCTTCTGCTCCGCCGCTGCGTCCGCAGGTTCGGCGGCATCACCGGCGACGTCCTCGGCGCCCTGGTGGAGACCTCGGCGACGGCGGCGCTGGTCGCGGCCGTGCTGGCCGGCCTCTCCTGA